One window of the Benincasa hispida cultivar B227 chromosome 3, ASM972705v1, whole genome shotgun sequence genome contains the following:
- the LOC120072741 gene encoding myb family transcription factor PHL5-like isoform X4, which yields MNDYGIDSKQEIQQNHGLITDFYSQNFRAQQPWRMGTCVHLSTMDEVESSEQLNSCPSKSTSTIINLFESPTSAFFATEQCMGIPPIQFQSGSSASDSLSEIFQSSGENFSFDPAEHSGVDSELSNTLQSVVKSQLCKRSFNGFPKTNFADHKVFDESSLTFKKHYSVPFKDQSGCYNSIAQPSFCSNSPRFSSLSGSVGSGSSSSSFSGNGFTTKTRIRWTQDLHEKFVDCVNRLGGAEKATPKAILKLMDSEGLTIFHVKSHLQKYRIAKYMPESAERRSDRRNCMNEVTELDSKTAMQIKDALQLQLDVQRRLHDQLESG from the exons atgaacGATTACGGAATTGATTCGAAGCAAGAAATTCAACAAAATCATGGACTGATTACTGATTTTTACTCTCAAAATTTTAGGGCGCAGCAGCCCTGGAGAATGGGGACTTGTGTTCATCTATCCACCATGGATGAAGTTGAATCTTCAGAACAGCTAAATTCATGTCCGTCTAAATCGACCTCCACTATCATTAATCTCTTCGAATCGCCTACTTCGGCTTTCTTTGCAACGGAGCAATGTATGGGGATTCCTCCGATTCAATTTCAGTCTGGTTCTTCAGCTTCCGATTCCCTTTCCGAGATTTTTCAATCCTCCGGTGAGAATTTCTCTTTTGATCCGGCGGAGCATAGTGGTGTAGACTCTGAATTGAGTAACACCTTGCAATCGGTAGTAAAATCTCAACTCTGTAAGAGAAGTTTCAATGGCTTTCCGAAGACTAATTTCGCTGACCACAAGGTGTTCGATGAAAGTTCCCTTACATTCAAGAAGCATTATTCAGTTCCTTTCAAAGACCAATCA GGGTGTTATAATTCAATTGCACAGCCAAGTTTTTGTTCAAACTCTCCTAGATTCTCTAGCTTGAGTGGTTCTGTTGGATCTGGAAGTTCTTCATCTTCCTTCAGTGGGAATGGATTCACAACCAAAACAAGAATCAGATGGACACAGGATCTGCATGAGAAATTTGTTGATTGTGTTAATCGTCTTGGTGGTGCAGAGA AGGCAACGCCTAAAGCAATATTGAAGCTGATGGATTCAGAGGGATTGACCATATTCCATGTGAAGAGTCATTTGCAG aaATATCGGATAGCAAAATACATGCCAGAATCTGCAGAAA GGAGGTCTGATAGAAGGAACTGCATGAATGAAGTTACCGAACTTGATTCCAAAAC TGCCATGCAAATTAAAGACGCCTTGCAATTGCAGCTAGACGTTCAGAGGCGTCTTCATGATCAATTGGAG AGTGGGTAA